The Rosa rugosa chromosome 3, drRosRugo1.1, whole genome shotgun sequence sequence tccattacaccttgatttatagctcaaatatgtttggagattaatttattagctgggccagtaagtggccctagttgataattaatgagtcattattccatcttgagaatcgcatctaaggcgacagtgaagatacttctccaatacgccttgatttatagctcaaatatgtttggagattaatttattagctgggccagtgagtggccttagttgataattaatgagtcattattccatcttgagaatcgcatctaaagcgacagtgaagatattccaccttttcctaccaccgcagtgccagcatagtggcctgatgttttttaaataaaacatgattaaaaccgatgcggttttagatgctaaagttgcagcaaaatatggtggtttcacttggtcacacgtcatgatgacgatagccatgatccaatcatcctctttggcataagactcgcgaaggattaaatgaaagcaaacagtttgctatttttgcatcttatttcgccaaatactataggccttgatctagccaggaaagcggctccaacacctacatttgagaaaatcaacagagagtcagcaaacaaggcagatacttgttgctatacacatagcgaagctaccaccaaggaaaagaaggatcgtcattcgcgatcaaaagcagtctccttcgcatggggggcacgctaaagttttgattgcctacaacctgcccaagtttcgctagatccatggggggcaataaagttggcaaaggaagcgtcagttcatgacagagGCATTTCAGATTACGGCATTCAAgttttatggcctatttagaggcctatatggaaacagtcaagccaatacaagtggttttggagcgacaacattataagagtagtgctgattcaagacctcttcagtcaagacgaagacctttgacttcgaggtctggggggcaatgtttggacccaaaatgagcattttggcctgacaaggcacgtcttggagaaattgagccaatgtcagtggctcaagctatatattgtcgacaagttcgaaacatatatatttagaggctaaataaagcctactatggaagcatgaaaagtcaactatagcacattttcctacttcggctaggagaaaccgagctaaacagaaagagcggcagactaaccaaacgaaattcaaatgagctgaaaccttccagattaaatctagaaagcccaaggatcatttcttatgcagagtgccagagctacaagtgagtggaaggccttcaaacaatcagtccaatttccttgtctagaaaggcttggaaactggacctgtacgaggtccagcagtgttttcggcctaaccactatatgaaaagctctgaacatttatcagggtgatctacactcatagtggaacatttcttatgaagacgtCATGGTAAAAAacggagtgcttgatggagataaaattgaaggaatttccttgtctagaaaggcttggaaactggacctgtaagaggtccagcagtgttttcggcccaaccactaaatgaaaagctctgaaaatttatcagggtgatctacactcatagtggaacatttcttatgaagaagtcacggtaaAAAACTGAGTGCTtaatggagataaaaattgaaggataagggagcagaaaatgacttaaacctaacaaattccattaagtgtttaagtattcaaacctaacattccattaagtgtttaagtgctcaaacctaacccattatgatttgtttttaaggccaaatagtgttgcttggtagcctataaatagaggctacaacatagaacaatagaccaattcattcatcaaaacatctctaagatgatctaagttctctctagagcaacctctctaagagcaactcctctccttctctttctcttaccggtgatcacactcctagtcctagtcttctcagaagccgactttcagtgccaccaaaccctctgtcaacgtacttcggtcctagtctcctcgggagccgacggtagtgccgcgaccaacaagaacaaaaagaccaattcatacatcaaaacatctctaagatgatctaagttctctctagagcaaacctctctaagagcaactcctctccttctctttctcttatcggtgatcacactcctagtcctagtcttctcggaagccgactttcagtgccaccaaaccctctgtcaaagtgcttcggtcctagtctcctcgggagccgactgtagtaccgcgaccacaacggttacggaaccagccaagcaagggtaacgccctcgcaaaccagctaagctaaagtcacgctttggcaagttctctctacttcccggtgatttcgctctgctcgacctacaacgttgagtatcgacttggtgacacaagataaagtcctcaccacgaggcaatgaagacccccacgacgaggttggtgctctcctcgtctacagtcgctcaaaagaagtcaggtcaagggacacccccaacgaccgcacccgaacggtgctggcacgcccacgcaagaaaagagactgttgaccagctcaagaaaaactggagccaaacaggagGTTCTGAGGAACTAtcctttctgtcgaccccataggggtatttcatttttgtactgcttgttgAATTTAATGAAATGGCTGACctattttgataaaaaaaaataaaaaaataaaaaataaaaaaaaacaattctggCTACGCCACTGATTATTCATCAAAGCTATGGAAGAATTGCTCTTTTTTATCTATGGCACTGTATTGTATGTACGTAATCGGTAGCTAGGTCTTATTCTTCCAACAGTTCAAGTTTCACAGCTTCCATTCAATCAATGTAATTTTGGCACATGATGATTATTATTTTACCCTAGTTTGATTGGATGGGTAAAGACCAAAGCTATATAAAGGTTGCAGAGGCGTTGCATATAGAGCAGAAAACCAAAATCCCATCTCTTAACCCAACAGGATGGGGAAAATGGGGACCTCTCTAGTTTTGAGTCTTCTAGTGGCAATAGTCGCTCTCGCTTCGCAAACCTCGGCAAATTACCCTTacttgatgtaggacgagaatgggcttGGTTTAGCCAGAaagttagaaaaataaagaagcggcgtagaatcaagaagagtgattggaaaataggtaactcacgcataatgaggttattagctgctagaatattcaagaagattaggttttggacttttcgggtttctcgtgcgaaaagtcagattctgaattgtgaatcagattggagtaaattttggccagaatgtccgtttgggatgcatgatacctttccggaatgggaacgacgagatcttcaagactcacttttgTGAGCTCTAtcaaatttaggccaaaatgtatcgccttaattatccgattcgtgatttagtatttttaggctagttttacattctttttattttaggttttctagtttattttggatttgttttgttttaatccgtgggctttagggtttcattgttagtcgccctagggtttcttttctcatatataagcaaccttaaacggctgcagaactatcttttatcatattatcaatcaaaattgagatttttctctctttctctggtggattccagaattatgtcttttagggtttatcgcttgtaaaccccgttacttccgcccgcgtcagttggtatcaaagcgggttTCGCCCGCTTTttagcagacgacgatccaagggagaagttcactaccaccaacctcaacgacgctggtcgtagagtatctatcaaagaaagtttcgttgaagaggaacataccaagggatttgccctaggacaacctcatcaatcaaaaaaaaaaaaaaaaaaaaaaaaaaaaaaaaaaaaaaagaagaaagaagaaacatggaacattggatattcacaacgccggattatgacgacttccgaactacatgtgtcatcaaacacaaggtatgctctgtaataattgacagtgatctacgagagaattttgtagcaaacaaaattgtggattattttcaattgccgatagtgaagctgagtgatccatactggattccatttggagaggatgaatatgcacaagtaacagaggtttgtaaaattcctgtctctatgggaaaattttataaagaagagattacttgtcatgtgattgacatggatgaCACTAATGTGTTTTTTGGAAggccatggcatgaaagcgtcaaaggtggttattgcaaagatgacacatatttatttaggtgggagtcacacaaaattaaaatcaagcctggaaggaaaagcatcaagaattatcctcctaaggttttcgagaagaagttagagtccaagttttctttgccggttgagattaatagtttaattgaagaaaagccagaagaatttctaatggaaGCAGCTTCACAAGAAATCATCCGTGATAACCAAGAAgaggttaaagatgaaattgttcATGTAGACATGGTTATTAATAATGAAGAAGTCTTGGAGCCTGAAATTAATCATTCAGAACCAGATGTCATTCAAGCATACAACCTTGAGAGCCGAGAAGAATCTACTAAGGATGCTTCTGAAAGCCAAAATGCATATGACagactcatctatggtgttgggttcatgattgtgcCATCAGAATATGCAGAAGATCTAGCCAATAATCCACAAGTTCAAATGTCTAATTTTTTCTTAGGTCTCTTGTCTGCCTATTCTTGTTTTTTATTCAAGATgaactcgagggcgagttctttcatagtggaggagaatgatgtaggacgagaatgggcttGGTTTAGCCAGAaagttagaaaaataaagaagcggcgtagaatcaagaagagtgattggaaaataggtaactcacgcataatgaggttattagctgctagaatattcaagaagattaggttttggacttttcgggtttctcgtgcgaaaagtcagattctgaattgtgaatcagattggagtaaattttggccagaatgtccgtttgggatgcatgatacctttccggaatgggaacgacgagatcttcaagactcacttttgTGAGCTCTAtcaaatttaggccaaaatgtatcgccttaattatccgattcgtgatttagtatttttaggctagttttacattctttttattttaggttttctagtttattttggatttgttttgttttaatccgtgggctttagggtttcattgttagtcgccctagggtttcttttctcatatataagcaacattaaacggctgcagaactatcttttatcatattatcaatcaaaattgagatttttctctctttctctggtggattccagaattatgtcttttagggtttatcgcttgtaaacccCGTTACTTCCGCCTGCGTCATTACTCCTCTCTTCCACCACCTGCCTCTCCTCCTTACCACTACAAGTCTCCGCCACCACCATCGCCGCCAGTGCACTACGCACCACCCCATCATCCTCACTATCCTCCCAAGTCACCGCCTAAGCCTCCGGTGTACTCTCCACCAAAGCATCCTCATTACCCACCAAAGTCACCACCATCACCCACACCGCCGGTGTACTCGCCTCCTAAGCATCCTCATTATCCACCAAAGTCACCACCAAAGCCTCCTGTTTACTCCCCTCCTAAGCACCCCTATTACCCTCCCAAATCACCACCTAAGCCTCCGGTCTACTCGCCGCCTAAGCATCCCCATTATCCACCAAAGTCACCACCAAAGCCTCCGGTGTACTCCCCTCCTAAGCACCCCCATTACCCTCCTAAGTCACCACCTAAGCCTCCGGTGTACTCGCCGCCTAAGCATCCCCATTATCCACCAaaatctccaccaccaccacacaaGCCTTACAAGCTTCCTAGTGGTCATTTCTTTGAGACCccacctccttctcctcctcgaTCCTCGTTAACGCTACCCTCCTTCTTACGGCTACTAGATAATGAGCTTACTTGCCTCCTGGTAATTAAGCTTAATCTCTATTGTCAAGTTCAGTAATTTGCGACTGTTTCTTTTGAATAAAGCATATCTTAACCTATGCTGTTTACATCCATTAATTACAGGTAAcagtgaagaggaagaagaagagagacgtCCAAAATAAAGAAAGGGGTTGTCCAAGGAAAGAACCTTACCAATAATGCATACGAGCAAGAGCAGTAAAGCTACCGAGTCTCCGCGTGTGATGTGAATGTTTTTAGtagtttttattattaattaggAGCAAGTTTCGTCATCAATCTTTTCATTTCCCTGTATTCGACAGTTGTGGTGCACTTCCTATGTTCGATTAAAGAGTTTATATATGTGTATCCATGTCGTTTATTTCAGCTTTTTTCCCAACCGAGACGTACgtgaataataaaaataaattaattccATTTCCCAAATGTTCCTTTctcttttatcaaaaaaaaaaaaaaaaaagttccttTCTCCTTTTTCATTAGTTTATTTCAGCCTTCCTCCCAATTATGACTTATGCTTAATAATTTTTCACTATTTTCATCTTGGGTTGTTTATGATATTATGATGTTTATCATATacttattttatatttattttacactatttacaCATAATTAAACTAAGATACATTGATAataatttgttcataaacttaTAAAGCTGAGAGAAACTATAGgtgagactctctctctctcctcgaaaACCCTAAGGCCTACGCCGTTCAATTTCTcgatctcgtccggcggcgcccggcTGTTGGGATAGCCTCTGGCCTCCCGCCGTCATggggttgctgccggacgggagaacTACTGCCCATGGTGACTTCGTCGGAGGAGGAATGAGCTCTGGGTTTTTTCAGTTTGGTTCGGCTGGGATGGTTTGATGGTGGTAGTCGGACTGTATGGGCAGGTATTACGATCCCTACTGATGGGTTTCCTGGATCACCGACATCAGGGATCTCGATCGATGGCGGTGGGGTTTGGGCAGCCTGGATCGGGGATTTGTTTGGTCTGTAGTGATGCAGGTCGTGGCGGCAGAGCTTGGGCGATGTGGTGCTGCAGGTCGTGGCAGCGACGTGGATCAGGCGGTCGTGGCTGCGATGTGGATCAGGCGACGGGGGTCGGACGGATCTTGCCGGACGGTGCAGTGCGGCGGGGATGGGAGGAGCAGGGTGACTGGCCCGAACCGGTTGATGGGCCGGGGCGAATTTCCTTGAAGACCACCATGTTGGGCTGCCAATTGTTGGGCTAGGTTTCTGCCCTAGTTCAATGTTTtgttgggctagggtttggggCCTAGGCCCAATCCTatgtttttttagttttatctaaattacaataattccttgtattaggaaactaagCACCGCTGTGAACTCTATGTCActttagcgtctctggagtagtaccgaaggaggatatccgctatctctacgatctgaaatgtacaatgagtgggtctatttctacgtaccattgtaggtactaccactacctccttgtctgtctatgtccttaaatgacagcggcagggtatgtaatggcctattctggcttgtgatgaatatactatttcgcccaatgggcttgattcaaaaaaaaaaaaacttataaaaATATCGTAGATGAACTAATTACTTCTAATAAACTAAAATTAGAACCACTCAAGCAATGCGATTTTGATTTGTTGATTGTAAAAGCCTCAAATCCCTTCTACTTCATCTACATGCATACACataaaaaattaacaaattaaaaaataaaaataaaaaaacttaatattGTAATAAGCTTAGCAACCTAAAATTATCTAATTGCTGCTATTTGGATTACTTAATGTTTATTGAAATCTTTTCCTTCTTTGTGTTCCATCAATTTTCTGAGCTACCAAACAACAGAGTAAATGAGTAATAACCTTAGAAGTTAGAATTAATAGGCAAGgtgtgaaaggaaaaaaaaaaatcaaaattaaagttCTCATCATCTTATATTTAAAAATGGTCATGCAAACTACAAAGACAGCTAAGTTTGAAATCTAACTCATTCTAATACAGTTTGGCAAATCATGGTCATTCGCTCGGAGATGCTCAAATTTCGTAAAAAGCCTTCCCATTACTGTTCTCTCACCTTTTACTTGTTTGGCAGTGGATGCCTTTAACTCTTTAGTCGTTCACAGTTCTCTCAACTTTTGTTAGTCTTTTAAAAGAGATTGTATCTAGTTGTTTCAGACTTGTTTGTCCCTTCACTTCTCAATTTTCTATGCAAAATTCTACATAAATAATTCACAATCATAAACAGGGTGTAGAAGTTGTAGACCTTCATTAGGTACTGGAAGTAAGAGGAACGTCTATGCTAGTTCTTGTTCTTGTAGACCACTCTTTCAAGAATGGCACACTCAGCCGGGAGCTGCAAGCAACTACATTAACTTCTCGTCAACAGCTTCTGCTTCAGAGTATCTGCATCCTGCAGGACAAAACATTTCATCACTCATTGGTCTGAATCCAATTCATTGATAGTTATCCAAGTCTAACTTACCTGCTAGAAAATGTATGTACAATATGCACATGCAGACTACTCAGCTGAATTCTATCTTATGATGCATTTCTTGGCAAATGTCAACACATTAATGATGCAAGAATTAAGGAATCAAATGTTGATCCAGAATTTTCAAACATTAGTAGTTAATGCAGATGTCATTAGTCATATGTAAATTTAGAGCCCACCATTAAATGAAGTGGCTCAAGAATTGTCCCAAACATAATGAGCGAGACTGATGAGAGGGCTATCTAACAAATATGTTCTGCACATCACTTAAACAATGAACTTACAAAAATGAAGCTGTTTGTTTATACTATAGGAATATAATGAAATTTGAGACAAAATGCACAATCTTCATTGATCAAAAGTGAAAAGAAACTGTGGAAAATGTATTATGTACCCAGTGGCTTCTTAACTAACTAATAGCTTTCTAGGAGATTAAGAAGGTGAACAAATGTTTAAAAACCTACCATGCATGTTCTGACATATATATCATTTTGCGTAAATGAATGGCACAACTCGAAAGCACAACTATgacttaaaaaacaaaaaattggtTGAATTTTGAAACTTTTTTTCATGATATCTACTTTAGGCTTCCTACCAGGCAGATAAGTAAAACAAAATTGACACTTAGACAAAGAATCTCAGAAGTATAACCTAGCAAGTTGACTGTAAAACAATTGCTTTGACAGCTCACTGCATTTCTCCACAATTGCCGGTTCCTAAATGTATTGCATGTTTTGTTCCAACTACTGCTCGTAATACTAAACAGACTAACCAGAAATTGTGCGTTTCCTTGGCAACTGATGTTGGAGAACTAATTCACAAATTGCTATATCTAAAAGATAAATATAGAGTTAAAATTCTAGACTAGGAAAAAGGAAGCAAAACTTTACAGATTGTGATCGAAGCTAGAACTTGGTTCTATTCCCTTAAGACGAAATTGCCTCCTCGTCGGTGCTTGAAGGGTTATTGGCAAACGTCTCCCAGGAGTACAACGATCAAACTTTCCTCTAGAAGAAGCACTACAATCTTGAGGATCAACGAACGCAGATTGTGAttttctctctcaatctcttaaACTCTAATGTGATATGCAGAAAGTTTTTTGAATACTGAAAAAATTTTCTGATGCAAAAATTGGATATCAAGTGGTGGGATTGCTTCTCTTTATATATGAGTTTGATGCATCTAATTGAAAGGACATACCTTTCTGCACAGCAACTTCTATGTTGCTTTTAGTTTGAAAGGTTGTAACCTTTGGATAGaatgatcagttacttcttcCATATATATATCAGAATTATCAATTTGAATTTTCATTCAAATTAATTTAATCTTTGGATTAAATTTACTAACAATCCCCCACAtgaatgaaaattgaaatgcaGACACTTGAGAGAGAATGGTTGGTAAGATATCATATCAGGATAGGTGACTTTTAGCTTTGAACCTTCCCTAGTGATATACTATCGGGTTTACTAGCTAAATAGTGAACGTGTTGTCTTGAACTATTCAGCCGTTCGTGTAAACCAAGACAATAGTAAACACATAATATTTTTCCAGACACATCTGGTTATACGGTTGTGTCCTTCCGGCCACGGACAATACCCGGTATTCACCAATGATTTAGAGAATTTCGCCCAAAATTCTCAAAGAAACGGCCTCATTTCACATTGATATAGGTGACTTCCTTCTTTAGAGTATTCTGCTATACTCCACTTGAGATTTCAAGTCATAGGAATCATTAAAAGCTAAACTTAGCCTAATTCACATTATTGCAGACATAGCACTGTTTCATCATAGGAATGGGTAGGAGATATTATCTCCACAGTGCTTCCACTTAAGTCAGACATGATTTAGTTGTCCCTTTCAACCTAGATCTTGGGATCTCCAGTCAACTAGGTTGGGTGTCCATCATGAAGACTTTTAATTCATAGGCTTCAATCCCATTCCCTTTGATGATTTACAAACTTGCTCTCTAGTCAAACCTTTGGTAAACGGATCCGCTAAATTATCTTTCGACTTTATATATTCAATGGTAATTATACCATTTGAGAGCAGTTGTCTTACGGTATTATGTCGTCGACGTATATGTCGAGACTTACCAT is a genomic window containing:
- the LOC133735844 gene encoding extensin-2-like, yielding MEAASQEIIRDNQEEVKDEIVHVDMVINNEEVLEPEINHSEPDVIQAYNLESREESTKDASESQNAYDRLIYGVGFMIVPSEYAEDLANNPQVQMSNFFLGFIACKPRYFRLRHYSSLPPPASPPYHYKSPPPPSPPVHYAPPHHPHYPPKSPPKPPVYSPPKHPHYPPKSPPSPTPPVYSPPKHPHYPPKSPPKPPVYSPPKHPYYPPKSPPKPPVYSPPKHPHYPPKSPPKPPVYSPPKHPHYPPKSPPKPPVYSPPKHPHYPPKSPPPPHKPYKLPSGHFFETPPPSPPRSSLTLPSFLRLLDNELTCLLVTVKRKKKRDVQNKERGCPRKEPYQ